One genomic region from Homalodisca vitripennis isolate AUS2020 chromosome 6, UT_GWSS_2.1, whole genome shotgun sequence encodes:
- the LOC124364919 gene encoding nibrin-like isoform X1 yields the protein MCRCWWQTSTLTQEEKTEVKQLVTALGGQVVSDWHDKCTHLTMNKLTVTVKVVCALAACQPIVMPSFWKSMTQALTSMQATLPDCKDFVPPLAEAVLNPSEVSFAPNSARCQLFKGYTFVASSPKQLNRIKSMVTTAGGTAVEFSARVWTEDKLMNEKTILMLHSANGKQSSQNSQVPDGYITVARKLREKGVRCIPESEIGLGVLYCSMVQYCNPRFSANSVLGSSNSSLESTQPVNVICPESEENTNS from the exons ATGTGCCGCTGCTGGTGGCAAACGTCCACACTGACTCAGGAGGAGAAGACAGAGGTCAAACAGCTGGTGACGGCTCTAGGAGGGCAAGTGGTCAGCGACTGGCATGATAAGTGTACACATCTCACCATGAACAAACTCACCGTTACTGTCAAG GTAGTATGTGCCCTTGCTGCCTGCCAACCAATTGTAATGCCTTCCTTTTGGAAGAGTATGACGCAGGCTCTGACGTCCATGCAGGCCACTCTACCGGATTGCAAGGATTTTGTACCACCTTTGGCTGAAGCAGTACTGAATCCTTCAGAAGTCTCGTTTGCTCCCAACAGTGCAAGGTGTCAACTATTCAAAGGCTACACATTTGTTGCCTCATCACCCAAACAGCTGAATCGGATCAAATCCATGGTTACTACTGCAG gAGGCACAGCGGTTGAGTTCTCTGCGAGAGTTTGGACCGAAGACAAACTGATGAAtgagaaaactattttaatgttgcatTCAGCCAATGGCAAGCAGAGCTCCCAGAACTCACAGGTTCCTGATGGTTACATCACTGTTGCTC gtAAATTGAGGGAAAAAGGGGTACGCTGTATCCCGGAGTCTGAGATCGGGCTTGGTGTGCTGTACTGCAGCATGGTCCAATACTGCAACCCTCGCTTCAGTGCCAATTCTGTCCTGGGGTCTTCCAACAGTTCTCTGGAGTCCACACAGCCAGTCAACGTCATATGTCCTGAATCTGAG GAAAATACAAACTCCTAG